In Terriglobales bacterium, the sequence CAACATGAGCGGCGCAGTCATTACGGGAGCGTTCGTGATGACGGCAGTGGGAGCCTATTACCTGCTGAGCCAGAAATTCCTCGAGCAAGGAAAGATCTTTGTGCGTACTGGCGTGATTGCCGGATTGATCTTCAGTATTCTGCAGCTTTTTCCCACCGGCGACGGTCAGGGCAAGATGCTGGTTGAGCACCAGCCAGTGACGCTGGCCGCCATGGAGGCGCTGTTCGAGAGTCAGCCCGGCGCACCCCTGGTAATTATCGGTCAGCCGGATGTAGCCCAGCGAAAGATCGATAACCCGATTATTGTTCCCAACATGCTTAGCTTTCTGAGCTACCGACATTGGTCGGCTCACGTCCAAGGGCTGAACGCGTTTCCGGAGAAGGATTGGCCGGACAGCATTCCCTTGCTTTATTTCAGCTATCACATCATGGTGGGGTTGGGGACGATCTTCATTGCGGTGATGCTGCTGGCGGCATTGCTACTGTGGCGGCGAAAACTCTATAACGCAAGCTGGATGCTGTGGATCCTGATGCTGGCCGCTCCTTTTCCTTACATTGCGAATACAGCAGGATGGATGACGGCAGAGATCGGGCGCCAACCCTGGCTCGTGTATGGTCTGCTGCGGACGTCACAGGGCTACTCGACGATGGTCTCTGCCGGAAATGGCCTGTTCACGCTGCTCGGGTTCATGGGGATGTACACGGTTTTGTCGATACTGTTCTTGTTCCTGGTTTATCGCGAGATCGATGCCGGGCCGGAGCCGGCAGTGTAGCCGGAGCCGCTTGAAATTCCAAAGCTCAAGAAGCCGGCGACTGCGCCGGTTGGGGACTAATATGCCGACACTTTGGTTCTTGCTCGTAGCCTTGATGCTGGTTGCGTATGTGGTGCTGGATGGCTTTGATCTGGGCGCAGGCGCCATTCACCTGATGGCGGGAAGAAGAGACCAGGAAAGGGCGACGATCATCCGCGCCATCGGTCCGGTGTGGGACGGCAACGAAGTTTGGCTGCTTGCAGCCGGGGGCACTCTCTACTTCGCCTTTCCACAGCTTTATGCCTCGGCATTCAGCGGATTCTACCTGCCGCTCATGATGGTGCTGTGGCTCCTGATTCTGCGGGCCATAGGGATTGAGTTTCGCATACACAGCACCAGCCACGTGTGGCGATCATTCTTCGATACGATTTTTTCGGTCGCTAGCGCGCTGCTGGCAATTTTCTACGGCGCGGCCCTTGGCAATGTGGTTCGGGGCGTGCCGCTCAACGCCAGCGGCTATTTCTTCGCGGCATTGTGGACGCACTGGAGGGTGGGCCCTGATCCCGGCATTCTCGATTGGTACACGGTGTTATGTGGCGTGGTTGCCCTGGTTGCGCTCACTTTGCATGGTGCGCTTTATATCGCGCTAAAGACCGAAGACGAAGTCAATCAACGCTCGCGGAAGATCGCCACGGTGCTTTGGCCGGTGCTGGTAGCGGTGACCTTGCTGAGCCTGATTGCAACGCTTGCTATCCGTCCCCAGGTGATGGCGAATTTTCGCGACTATCCCATTGGATTCGGAATTCCGCTGCTGGTAGTTGTCGCGCTGGCTGGAATTCTCTATTTCCATCTGCGGAACAACGAGAAGGCCGCATTCCTCTCGTCCTGTGTTTATCTTGCAGGAATGCTCGGTGGAGCGGCCTTCGGACTCTATCCCAACGTCCTGCCTGCCATCAACGACCCGGCCCTCAGTCTGACGATTCACAATACGGCCACCGGTGAATACGCCTATCGAGTCGCCCTGATCTGGTGGGTGCTCGGCATGATCATCGCTGTTACATATTTCGTTTACCTGTACCGCATATTCCGCGGCAAGGTCACTGCCGAGACCGGCGGGTATGGGCACTGAGTGACATAGGCGCGCGTAGAGGCAAGATCCCATTCAAGCCAAATCGGGCCCGTTGTGAGACAGGCACCTGCAGATCCCTCGCCGCTGCTGACTGCTTGGTGTCTATATAATCGACGTGCGGTCTATTTCTAATTGTTCTTAAGGAGCTCCACTTTGGCGCACATGCCGCAGCCTTCGGGACCACAGCCGATCCCAGGCGTCGATGCAATTATCACGGTCGGATCGGGTAAGGGAGGCGTGGGAAAGACCACGCTGTCGGTGAACCTGGCGCTTGCCTTGGCCAAGCTTGGCTACAAAATCGGACTGCTGGATGCGGATGTTTATGGTCCCAATGTGCCTCTGATGCTGGGCTCTACGACTCAACCCGCGGTTACCCCTAAGAACACGATTGAGCCGCCGGTGCGCTTTGGCCTGAAAGTGATTTCGGTGGGTTTCCTGAATCCGGGGGACAAACCCTTGATCTGGCGCGGTCCCATGCTGCACCAGATGATTCGCGAGTTCATCCAGCGCGTGGAATGGGGCCAGTTGGATTATCTAATTGTGGATCTGCCGCCCGGTACCGGAGACGTTGCTATCTCTCTTATTCAGACCGTACCTGTAACGGGCGCAATTGTGGTGACCACGCCATCCGATGTTTCCCTGCAAGATGGCCGTAAGGCGATCGAGATGTTTCGTCAGGTAAAGGTGGACATTGTGGGCCTGGTTGAGAACATGAGCTATTTTGTCTGCCCTCATTGCCAGCACGAGATCGACATTTTTTCCAAGGGCGGAGGCAAGAGAACCGCCGAGCAGTTCGGTATCGACTTCCTGGGCAACATCGAGCTTGACCCGAACATCCGCAAAGGCGGCGATACTGGGAATCCGGTGGCACTTGAAGGAGAAAACTCTCCGCACGCCAAGTCGCTCTATGCCTTTACCCGACGGGTGGTCGAGAGAGTCAAAGA encodes:
- a CDS encoding cytochrome ubiquinol oxidase subunit I — translated: MDNTLLIHRLHFAFTVTYHYLFPQLTMGLAPLLVALKSLALWKKDEAYNRAARFWAKIFGINFVVGVVTGIPMEFQFGTNWSHFSRFAGGVIGQTLAMEGTFAFFLESAFLGLFLYGEKRLSPKMHWFSGFLVLLGSWLSGYFIIATDAWMQNPVAYAHGPDGSVYVNSFWGLLLNPWALWQYAHNMSGAVITGAFVMTAVGAYYLLSQKFLEQGKIFVRTGVIAGLIFSILQLFPTGDGQGKMLVEHQPVTLAAMEALFESQPGAPLVIIGQPDVAQRKIDNPIIVPNMLSFLSYRHWSAHVQGLNAFPEKDWPDSIPLLYFSYHIMVGLGTIFIAVMLLAALLLWRRKLYNASWMLWILMLAAPFPYIANTAGWMTAEIGRQPWLVYGLLRTSQGYSTMVSAGNGLFTLLGFMGMYTVLSILFLFLVYREIDAGPEPAV
- the cydB gene encoding cytochrome d ubiquinol oxidase subunit II, whose translation is MPTLWFLLVALMLVAYVVLDGFDLGAGAIHLMAGRRDQERATIIRAIGPVWDGNEVWLLAAGGTLYFAFPQLYASAFSGFYLPLMMVLWLLILRAIGIEFRIHSTSHVWRSFFDTIFSVASALLAIFYGAALGNVVRGVPLNASGYFFAALWTHWRVGPDPGILDWYTVLCGVVALVALTLHGALYIALKTEDEVNQRSRKIATVLWPVLVAVTLLSLIATLAIRPQVMANFRDYPIGFGIPLLVVVALAGILYFHLRNNEKAAFLSSCVYLAGMLGGAAFGLYPNVLPAINDPALSLTIHNTATGEYAYRVALIWWVLGMIIAVTYFVYLYRIFRGKVTAETGGYGH
- a CDS encoding Mrp/NBP35 family ATP-binding protein produces the protein MPQPSGPQPIPGVDAIITVGSGKGGVGKTTLSVNLALALAKLGYKIGLLDADVYGPNVPLMLGSTTQPAVTPKNTIEPPVRFGLKVISVGFLNPGDKPLIWRGPMLHQMIREFIQRVEWGQLDYLIVDLPPGTGDVAISLIQTVPVTGAIVVTTPSDVSLQDGRKAIEMFRQVKVDIVGLVENMSYFVCPHCQHEIDIFSKGGGKRTAEQFGIDFLGNIELDPNIRKGGDTGNPVALEGENSPHAKSLYAFTRRVVERVKEIVASTPANVIQIQ